In Gavia stellata isolate bGavSte3 chromosome 28, bGavSte3.hap2, whole genome shotgun sequence, a single genomic region encodes these proteins:
- the LOC132319408 gene encoding uncharacterized protein LOC132319408 — protein sequence MDVKGNKKGFCKDTGNPTSLPQVNTPCLFYTHPALELRLLWVLTHSCPRNPGASQSQHSEEASMKEWKLPLGLGWVRAIIKASPTPHCLIHFPHLLLGNQVHLQPQDMSCYDQCLPCLPCRPCGPTPLANSCNEPCVRQCQNSTVVIEPPPVVVALPGPILSSFPQNTIVGSSTSAAVGSILSCDGVPITSGCCDLSGISSRYCGRRCPPC from the exons ATGGATGTCaaaggcaacaagaagggcttctgcaAGGACACAG GCAACCCCACCAGTTTGCCCCAGGTCAACACCCCTTGCCTGTTCTACACCCATCCGGCACTTGAGCTGAGGCTTCTGTGGGTACTGACGCATTCCTGCCCCAGAAATCCTGGGGCCTCTCAATCCCAGCACTCAGAAGAAGCCTCCATGAAGGAATGG AAGCTACCTCTGGGCCTGGGGTGGGTCAGGGCCATCATAAAAGCCAGCCCAACTCCTCACTGCCTCATTCACTTCCCTCACCTCCTCCTTGGGAACCAG gtgcaccTCCAGCCTCAAGACATGTCCTGCTACGACCAGTGCCTGCCATGCCTGCCATGCCGGCCCTGTGGCCCGACCCcactggccaacagctgcaatgagccctgtgtcaggcagtgccagaactccacTGTCGTCATTGAACCCCCTCCCGTGGTTGTGGCCCTGcctggccccatcctcagctccttcccgcagaaCACCATTGTAggatcctccacctccgctgctgttggcagcatcctcagctgtgatggagtgcccatcacctctggctgctgtgacctCTCTGGCATTTCCAGCCGCTACTGCGGCAGAAGGTGTCCCCCCTGCTAA